A single window of Triplophysa rosa linkage group LG20, Trosa_1v2, whole genome shotgun sequence DNA harbors:
- the foxg1b gene encoding forkhead box protein G1b, with product MGDHSEPTMVQKSTSFSIKSLLLPSKFDSADAERRSSPAPVQDLDKPPEPADMDSVLLEKDQRDADNPEQPKKGKNGKFDKPPFSYNALIMMAIRQSPEKRLTLNGIYEFIMKNFPYYREHKQGWQNSIRHNLSLNKCFVKVPRHYDDPGKGNYWMLDPSSDDVFIGGTTGKLRRRSATSRGKLVMKRGLRFAPLRLGLGERPSNPLYWQLSPFLPLHHSHYNGSTHGFLNQGHAYGSLLHGVEPLGNGDMPRPILGSSTGSINLSNGYGVSPPSAAAGLLSGHNGYFIPGAQQAQSLPSAPGYGISSSPSPLLSDSLRTSLPSFTSPLSSGLLSQHKRVAPNSFLN from the coding sequence ATGGGAGATCACAGCGAGCCGACCATGGTGCAGAAGTCGACATCGTTCAGCATCAAGAGTCTGCTGCTCCCATCCAAGTTTGATAGTGCGGACGCGGAGAGGCGCAGCAGCCCGGCTCCGGTGCAGGATTTAGACAAGCCACCGGAACCCGCTGATATGGACTCGGTGCTTCTGGAAAAGGATCAGAGAGACGCGGACAACCCGGAGCAGCCTAAAAAGGGAAAAAACGGGAAATTTGACAAGCCGCCGTTCAGCTACAATGCGCTCATCATGATGGCCATCAGACAAAGTCCGGAGAAGAGACTCACGTTAAACGGCATCTACGAGTTCATCATGAAAAATTTCCCGTATTATCGAGAACACAAGCAGGGCTGGCAGAACTCCATTCGGCACAATCTGAGCCTCAATAAGTGTTTCGTCAAAGTGCCACGACACTACGATGACCCGGGGAAAGGAAACTACTGGATGCTGGACCCCTCAAGTGATGATGTTTTCATCGGGGGAACGACGGGCAAACTGCGGCGGCGCTCGGCGACCTCGAGAGGCAAGTTGGTGATGAAGAGGGGACTGCGTTTTGCGCCCCTCCGGCTCGGCCTGGGAGAACGCCCGAGTAACCCGTTATATTGGCAGCTATCTCCGTTTTTACCCTTGCATCATTCGCACTATAACGGATCCACGCACGGTTTCCTTAACCAAGGACACGCGTACGGATCTTTACTTCACGGCGTCGAGCCGCTCGGCAACGGGGATATGCCTCGCCCTATTCTGGGATCTTCTACCGGCAGTATAAACCTGTCAAACGGATACGGCGTGTCCCCGCCATCCGCCGCTGCTGGATTATTATCAGGGCACAATGGATATTTCATACCGGGAGCGCAGCAGGCACAGTCGTTGCCAAGCGCACCGGGGTACGGGATCTCCAGCTCTCCTTCCCCTTTGCTGTCAGATTCCCTAAGAACTAGTTTACCGTCTTTCACATCGCCGCTTTCGAGTGGACTTTTGTCCCAACATAAACGGGTCGCGCCCAATTCTTTCCTCAACTGA